A stretch of Brassica napus cultivar Da-Ae chromosome C6, Da-Ae, whole genome shotgun sequence DNA encodes these proteins:
- the LOC106415865 gene encoding caffeoylshikimate esterase has translation MSSEAEKSNNSAPATPPPYFWGDMPEEEYYTSQGVRNTKSYFETPNGKLFTQSFLPLDGEIKGTVYMSHGYGSDTSWMFQKICMSFCNWGYAVFAADLLGHGRSDGIRCYLGDMEKVAATSLCFFKHVRDSEPYKHLPAFLFGESMGGLATLLMYFQSEPDTWTGLIFSAPLFVIPEDMKPSKTHLFAYGLLFGLADTWAAMPDNKMVGKAIHDPEKLKIIAANPQRYTGKPRVGTMRELLRKTLYVQENFGRVTAPFLTVHGTADGVTCPSSSKLLYEKASSDDKTLKLYDGMYHSLIQGEPDENVAIVLKDMREWIDERVERYGSK, from the exons ATGTCATCTGAGGCGGAGAAGTCAAACAATTCAGCTCCGGCGACACCGCCGCCGTATTTCTGGGGAGACATGCCGGAGGAAGAGTACTACACTTCCCAAGGCGTGCGTAACACCAAATCCTACTTCGAAACACCCAACGGCAAGCTCTTCACGCAGAGCTTTCTTCCCTTAGATGGTGAGATCAAAGGGACGGTGTACATGTCTCACGGGTACGGATCCGACACGAGCTGGATGTTCCAGAAGATCTGCATGAGCTTCTGCAATTGGGGCTACGCTGTTTTCGCCGCCGATCTTCTTGGTCACGGCCGTTCCGATGGCATCCGCTGCTACTTGG GTGATATGGAGAAAGTTGCAGCAACATCATTGTGTTTCTTTAAGCATGTTCGTGACAGTGAACCGTATAAGCATCTTCCTGCTTTCCTCTTTGGTGAATCTATGGGAGGTCTTGCCACACTTCTCATGTACTTTCAATCCGAACCTGATACTTGGACCGGTTTGATCTTTTCCGCTCCTCTCTTTGTTATCCCGGAGGATATGAAGCCAAGCAAGACTCACCTTTTCGCCTACGGTCTCCTCTTTGGCTTGGCTGATACGTGGGCTGCAATGCCGGATAATAAGATGGTTGGGAAGGCAATCCATGATCCGGAAAAGCTCAAGATCATTGCAGCTAACCCACAAAG GTACACGGGGAAGCCTAGAGTGGGAACAATGAGAGAGTTACTGAGGAAGACACTATACGTGCAGGAAAATTTCGGGAGAGTAACTGCTCCGTTTCTGACGGTGCACGGGACAGCTGATGGAGTGACGTGTCCTTCATCATCGAAGCTACTATATGAGAAGGCATCGAGTGATGATAAAACACTGAAGCTTTATGATGGGATGTACCATTCATTGATTCAAGGAGAGCCAGATGAGAATGTTGCTATTGTGTTGAAGGATATGAGAGAGTGGATTGATGAGAGGGTTGAGAGGTATGGATCTAAGTAA